A single window of Candidatus Hydrogenedentota bacterium DNA harbors:
- a CDS encoding cobalamin biosynthesis protein P47K, protein MKISPSKRPIRFVMLGGFLGAGKTTALLRLARHYAGRGLRVGVITNDQAEGLVDTLTFRGAGLATEEIPSGCFCCHFEKLLEASGRLADGLDPDVILAEPVGSCTDLVNAVITPLRKLYTERFSVAPYAVLLDPERALDALTGRGALGFSSKVTYIYKMQQNEADIIAVNKVDRMPPAALDRVMRLVRQNFPRAEHLAVSARTGEGFDALMARIEGHGGTGQHPVAVDYALYTAGEAALGWLNARVKLTGKRSWNGDEALESLARRVHESLVAAGAEVAHFKMRLIDGAREAGIHATSNLHGCEVVRRLDETLVDGSLVLNLRAEADPALLREIVLEAIAACAVDWGLTHEVASLEAFAPSPPAPPPPSRNTVRIGL, encoded by the coding sequence TTGAAAATTAGCCCATCCAAACGGCCCATTCGCTTCGTCATGCTTGGGGGATTTCTGGGTGCGGGAAAAACCACGGCGCTGCTCCGCCTGGCCCGGCACTATGCGGGCCGGGGCCTGCGGGTGGGAGTCATCACCAACGATCAGGCGGAGGGTCTGGTGGACACGCTGACCTTTCGGGGGGCCGGGCTCGCCACGGAGGAGATCCCATCGGGCTGCTTCTGTTGCCACTTCGAAAAGCTGCTGGAAGCATCCGGTCGCCTGGCGGACGGGCTGGACCCGGATGTGATTCTGGCGGAGCCCGTAGGGAGTTGCACGGATCTGGTCAACGCGGTCATCACGCCGCTGCGCAAGCTCTACACGGAGCGTTTTTCCGTCGCTCCCTACGCGGTGCTGCTGGATCCGGAGCGCGCGCTGGACGCGCTGACGGGCCGGGGGGCACTGGGCTTTTCGAGCAAGGTTACTTACATTTATAAGATGCAGCAAAACGAGGCGGATATTATCGCCGTGAACAAAGTCGACCGGATGCCCCCGGCAGCGCTGGACAGGGTGATGCGGCTGGTGCGCCAGAATTTTCCGAGGGCGGAGCATCTGGCGGTTTCCGCGCGGACGGGGGAAGGCTTCGACGCGCTGATGGCGCGGATTGAAGGCCATGGCGGGACCGGGCAACACCCGGTGGCCGTGGACTACGCGCTCTACACCGCGGGCGAAGCGGCGCTGGGCTGGTTGAATGCACGGGTGAAATTGACGGGGAAGCGCTCGTGGAACGGGGATGAGGCACTGGAGTCGCTTGCGAGGCGGGTTCACGAATCCCTGGTGGCCGCCGGTGCGGAAGTCGCCCATTTCAAAATGCGGCTGATCGATGGCGCGCGGGAGGCTGGGATCCATGCCACCAGCAATCTTCACGGCTGCGAAGTGGTCCGCCGGCTGGATGAAACGCTCGTGGACGGGAGCCTGGTGTTGAATCTTCGCGCTGAGGCGGACCCGGCGTTGCTGCGCGAGATCGTTCTGGAGGCCATTGCCGCGTGCGCGGTCGATTGGGGATTGACGCATGAGGTGGCCTCACTGGAGGCTTTTGCTCCGAGCCCGCCGGCGCCGCCGCCACCGAGCCGGAATACGGTGCGGATTGGCTTGTAG
- a CDS encoding PKD domain-containing protein, producing the protein MHAYTEPGNYDVTLTLTTSQGVVTTTVADYIQVAPVVAFTSDVSSGAAPLSVQFTDATDPGSLTITGYSWDFGDGTATSTDQNPFHTYTTGGSFDVSLTVTTAQGNRTFVDQDAIVVTPIIKILASVVDGKGGENGAVSFLDATDVGDATVLGRRWSFGDGSESSEEANPVHVYRAPGTYDVGLDLLTTLGSLSGTVESLVEVPPVPTFTVDQSEGIAPLTLSFTDTTEMGTLSLLGRTWNYGDGTSDSTGAHTYQGPGTYEVTLQIATELGSARSNPTTIKVGINPLAAWFDGRENETGHAWIPVSGGYMLVGTASTGEENGLDVVLVATDGEAQALPGWPRYIGGAGDQQGFSLAATRDGGYVIAGETIPEGGQDANAMLLKVDGDGQLLWNREFGGPGDDRANAVIELRSGRLVIAGASSSPGSNGGFDALVVNTDAAGENALLTWHGAPQDEEAVAVEERSDGILLVSVESGGKTEGLGYQLRLNPDLSVP; encoded by the coding sequence ATTCACGCCTATACCGAGCCTGGAAACTACGATGTCACGCTCACGCTGACGACCAGTCAAGGCGTGGTGACCACCACCGTCGCCGACTATATTCAGGTCGCGCCCGTCGTCGCCTTCACCTCCGATGTCAGCAGCGGCGCAGCGCCACTTTCGGTCCAGTTCACCGATGCGACCGACCCCGGTTCCCTGACCATAACCGGGTATTCCTGGGACTTCGGCGATGGCACGGCGACCTCAACCGACCAGAATCCATTCCATACGTACACCACCGGCGGCAGTTTTGATGTGAGCCTGACCGTGACCACGGCCCAGGGCAACAGGACCTTCGTCGATCAGGACGCCATCGTCGTCACGCCGATCATTAAGATCCTGGCCAGCGTCGTGGATGGTAAGGGCGGTGAAAACGGCGCGGTTAGCTTCCTCGATGCAACCGATGTGGGCGACGCGACCGTGCTCGGTCGCCGCTGGAGCTTCGGTGATGGCTCGGAGAGCAGCGAGGAAGCAAACCCTGTCCACGTCTATCGCGCGCCGGGTACCTATGACGTCGGCCTGGATCTCCTCACCACCCTGGGCTCCCTTTCCGGTACCGTGGAAAGCCTCGTGGAAGTGCCACCCGTGCCGACCTTCACCGTCGACCAATCCGAGGGGATCGCTCCACTCACCCTGTCCTTCACCGATACCACGGAAATGGGGACCTTGTCGCTCCTTGGAAGGACTTGGAATTACGGTGATGGGACCTCGGACAGTACCGGTGCTCACACCTACCAGGGGCCCGGTACCTACGAAGTAACCCTGCAAATCGCCACGGAACTGGGCTCCGCCCGCAGTAACCCCACCACCATCAAGGTCGGCATCAACCCCCTGGCGGCCTGGTTCGACGGTCGCGAAAACGAAACGGGCCATGCCTGGATCCCCGTCTCCGGCGGCTATATGCTCGTGGGCACCGCGTCCACCGGTGAAGAAAATGGGCTCGATGTGGTTCTCGTCGCCACCGACGGAGAAGCACAGGCGCTGCCCGGATGGCCCCGCTATATTGGTGGCGCGGGCGACCAGCAGGGTTTCAGCCTGGCGGCGACCCGGGACGGCGGCTATGTCATCGCAGGCGAAACCATCCCGGAGGGCGGACAGGATGCCAACGCCATGTTGCTCAAGGTCGACGGCGACGGCCAACTGCTCTGGAACCGCGAATTCGGTGGCCCGGGCGACGACCGCGCGAATGCTGTTATTGAGTTGCGTTCGGGCCGACTCGTTATCGCGGGCGCGAGCAGTTCCCCAGGATCCAACGGCGGCTTCGACGCCCTCGTGGTTAACACGGACGCCGCTGGCGAGAATGCGCTCCTCACGTGGCATGGCGCTCCACAAGATGAAGAGGCCGTTGCTGTCGAGGAGCGTTCCGATGGAATCTTGCTTGTTAGCGTCGAATCCGGCGGAAAGACCGAGGGGCTTGGCTACCAGCTACGACTCAATCCGGACCTCAGCGTGCCATGA
- a CDS encoding PDZ domain-containing protein — MLLYATLADAQARFGHIEVRCEAEIKVFLDNKFVGVSDVNGLFLRQVPVGPHVVRIEKDGYQPQNSDTFLLEADQVYLFEAGKMEAALEPESDENEEVARGTGSLVIQTIPVECLVTLFGVGLTGNDEEIVKTQDRWTANGVRAGRYLATFSAMGVEHKEIISIQPNQTTHIMVDIQRGEMTDIGLRTIREMQSEGWREKAESEREAARQDNMALLKTRATENIRKEDYQKRGLELLLHQGEKQYESAQYTRCLYTMLQALYLDPKNEIALYYYKNAHARQGDEDRAIKLAGEYRQFIYGEDGELGFDLVNTDGKWTLRVYSGEKELEIVDASVHDFTLKFSRRYTLSALQMFSRKKGSIIPTFHTDKDSKFAYEDYELTLDGRDAQGRRRWRHARPKVNGVPTDEWFPVTFRKQGGDRAPQGYLGIYHDDPSHVAQLEGDPTEAALRIAKGWPEQYGAVVLSCYKDSPAQQSGLQQGDFIYKFDGADVLNSQDLDQLIETNPFETVVLSVYRDGQRKQFRVTLQGG, encoded by the coding sequence ATGTTGCTCTACGCGACGCTGGCCGACGCCCAGGCGCGCTTCGGCCACATTGAGGTTCGTTGCGAAGCCGAAATCAAAGTCTTTCTCGACAACAAATTCGTTGGCGTGTCCGATGTAAACGGTCTGTTTCTTCGTCAGGTGCCCGTCGGCCCCCACGTGGTCCGAATTGAGAAGGACGGATATCAACCCCAGAACAGCGACACCTTTCTCCTCGAAGCCGATCAGGTCTATCTCTTCGAAGCCGGCAAAATGGAAGCCGCGCTGGAACCCGAGTCCGATGAGAACGAGGAAGTCGCCCGCGGCACCGGCAGCCTCGTCATACAGACTATTCCCGTCGAGTGCCTCGTGACGCTTTTCGGCGTCGGGCTCACCGGTAACGACGAGGAAATCGTCAAGACCCAGGACCGGTGGACCGCCAACGGCGTCCGTGCCGGGCGCTACCTGGCCACCTTCTCCGCCATGGGGGTGGAGCACAAGGAAATAATAAGCATTCAGCCCAACCAGACCACCCACATCATGGTGGATATCCAGCGCGGTGAAATGACCGATATTGGCCTGCGAACCATCCGCGAAATGCAGTCCGAGGGTTGGCGCGAGAAAGCCGAGTCAGAAAGGGAAGCCGCCCGGCAGGACAATATGGCTCTGCTGAAAACCCGCGCGACGGAAAATATCCGCAAGGAAGACTACCAGAAGCGGGGTCTCGAGCTTCTCCTTCATCAGGGCGAAAAGCAGTACGAATCCGCCCAGTACACCCGCTGCCTCTACACCATGCTTCAGGCCCTCTACCTCGACCCGAAAAATGAAATCGCCCTCTATTACTACAAGAATGCCCATGCCCGCCAGGGCGATGAAGATCGGGCCATCAAACTCGCCGGTGAGTACCGCCAGTTCATCTACGGCGAGGACGGCGAGCTCGGCTTCGATCTGGTAAACACCGACGGCAAATGGACCTTGCGCGTGTATTCCGGCGAGAAGGAACTGGAAATCGTCGATGCCTCGGTCCACGACTTCACACTTAAGTTCTCCCGCCGCTACACCCTGTCCGCGCTACAGATGTTCTCGCGCAAAAAGGGCAGTATCATTCCAACCTTTCACACGGACAAGGACTCCAAATTCGCCTACGAGGACTATGAACTCACCCTCGACGGTCGCGACGCCCAGGGCCGACGGCGCTGGCGCCACGCCCGCCCCAAAGTAAATGGCGTCCCCACCGACGAATGGTTCCCCGTCACCTTCCGCAAGCAGGGCGGTGATCGCGCGCCCCAGGGCTACCTCGGCATCTATCACGACGATCCCTCACACGTCGCCCAGTTGGAAGGCGATCCGACCGAGGCCGCGCTACGCATCGCCAAGGGCTGGCCGGAACAATACGGAGCCGTTGTTCTTTCCTGTTACAAGGACTCCCCGGCCCAGCAGTCCGGGCTCCAGCAGGGCGACTTTATCTACAAGTTCGACGGGGCCGACGTTCTCAACAGCCAGGATCTCGACCAACTGATCGAAACAAACCCCTTCGAGACCGTTGTGCTCAGCGTATATCGCGATGGGCAGCGGAAGCAGTTCCGCGTGACCCTCCAGGGCGGCTGA